The stretch of DNA TTTAGCTTCAGCAAACAACCATCCAGCTAAAAGAGAAAATCGCTGATTGGTTTTAGAAATGCAGATAGTTTTAATGAGCAAAGGACGCAAAGGAAAGACTCCGAAAAACAGGCTACAACGTGATGTGGATTAGCTTTCATACTGTTGCAGTGTAACATTGTTGACATGCCGCAAGCTTGTGGCGGCTTTCTCAGCACGTCTACTTGCGTCTGCTAAATCTTACCTGGGTACACAGTTGGGAGAAGACCGGTCTACTTCCCAGGTAGCAAAAAGGTTCATATGCACCGGCCGACTAGAAGACATTGTGACTGGCTTGAACGGTTGCAGGTGTGGACCTGGAGCCGCTCCACTCCGCTGGAGCCCTCCTTTCTCCGACATTGCGAGGATTTTGCCGTGGAGATGAGGTGACTATTCAGATGGTCCCTTAACCATTCAGGCACCCCCCAAGGAGAGCAGGCAATACAGAGCACGTCTCATAGGTTACCCGATCGATTCATCCATAGACAACCACCAGCATTTCCCCACCACTGCCAACAGCCGCTGTTCGTCACTACATCATAGTCAGTGCGCACCTCCTCAGACGTATCTTCCGATACTTGGATTCCGCAGACAACAGCAGGGATTTTCCACCGACCCGACAAGTTGAACGTTTCTCACAGCAGGAAGCGGAAATTTGCTCTTGAGCACGCCAAGATAGTTACGCCTCCTGTTAAAGATGCACAACGTGCTGTTTTGTGACAGCGCTGTAGCTACTATGCTGcgctctctgcctgtctctcactctcacacatatatacactgcactggggtgtgtgtgtgtgtgtgtgtgtgtgtgtgtgtgaggggggggggggggtggtggtaagGTTGGTTTGAAATGTATCAGCACAGAAATTAGTCATAATGAAACCTCTTTCAAACTTTACTCGCCTTCATGTTGGCAACGATACAAATTGTCGTTTTGTTTGTAGTTAATTGATGTCCATGCTACATCTGCAAATTAATCAAACAGGTTGGTTCTGACATACGAACCTCCGTCGTTCCCTATAAGCCCAATCACCGCCCACGCACATCTATAATCGTAACACTGGGTTTTGAGTATGGCCACCCACGCTGCAGTCATTTCACTAGCCTATGGTACACAGAGTAGCGCCAAAATGAAGGAATAGCCACTGAAGTATACTCTTTCACAGTATACGCTGTTGTGATGTATTTGTCTCGGGATAAGTGACGTTACTAGATTATTGAATCAGTGATTTAAGGAACCAAATATTTATTATAAGGACGTCAACTGACTCGACACTAAACTAAAAAGATGCAAAGATCATAGGTGCAAAGATCATATGATTTCGAAACTACAGCTTTTCAGGTTTGTTTTCCTGACTTTCTTTGACCTCATCAGCTGAGAACCTGTCTGTGGTTATCATGTGATTGTCACAAACAACAGGCTCTTTGATATGCAGAAGCTGAACAGTGAAATTGTATttataaatatgtgtttgtgcaagcgCGCGCGAGTGATCGGGTTCTGTATGCAagaaaactttatttatttggtGGGTGCTGGTATGACTGATATTCTCTCTCGGCTGTAACAGACAACCATGCTGAGTAACTGGTTTTGGCCACAGACGTGGCAGGTTTGCTAAATACCTGTAATCGTTATGGCGCTCTAAGAATATCAGGTGACTGACTTACATTCCTATCTCACTACTGCCGCCTAGTGAGAAGTTTTATGAAGCAGTGACTATTTATGGAACGCTGTCGTTAGAGAAGGCCCACACTGGAGCAGAGCTTCGGGGAAGTCGTGACCTGTAACCTACTGCTGTTCAAGAAGCCCTCGACTTAACCCAGTTTCACATTTTCTTGTACAGTCATCTTTTatatcatgtcatgtcatttaaTTAGCAGCCTGTTTTATAAATGAACAAATACACAATGCAGTACCAATGGAGGATACCTCTATTATGAcagttaaaataaattattcagGCCAAGAATGTAAAAGGGGTGTCATGCAACCTCTTCTGGAGGGTGGGCACCATTTTACccatttttcaaaaatacacacacatacaaaatacgCAAACGCATAAGCAAAGCTACCTAGCCCGTCCACAGGTAGGCTACAGTCTACTTCGAATGGTGACCGATGTTAAATTACTGTCAACTAATGTCTGTTTATCATACTGTCAGTATACTTAAACCTGACCTACCCTCTTCTaggtgtgtgtcattatttAAAAGTGCAATTTTTATTTACCGAATTTATCCATAATCCTGATCTTTATAAAATGTCTGTCAAACTGTCGGATGACAAAGAGAAAGCACTTAAACTGTTACCTGCCCACTTGTCTGCATGGCTGAGCTACAACTAGCGCTGTGCCGTGCCAACGTCACTGACAGGCAGCTGCCCATGCCAATGCGACACTCACGTGATTGACACGTGAACTACGGAGTTATGAAGTTCTGTGTTGGGATAGCTGTCTGAGGGGACAAGATGTATGCACAAAAACTATGCACGTTTCCAGAACATATTACCCACAATTCTATGTTTCAAatatagtttgtttgttttttggtcATGGGCACGACGCCACTGGTTATGCATATAATATTGCTTATCACAATAACTGAGATGAACTGTAATATCCTGAAGCCGCCCTTAGGTGGGAGTGTTGCTCTTAAGCTATCAGTATGGGCAACAAAACGTTTACGTGATCCGTTTGTGACAGCTTCAGTTATCCAGTGAAGTCATGATTTAAcctaattattatttatttatgtatttttatattaGGACGCAAGCACAATACCAGCACCCACTGGGTGCCGTTTCACTATAAGCTGGCCAGGTTGACTATGCAAGAAATGCACAGCCAGCGTTTTTGATTTTGAGGTAGCCTATCCGAACATTAGGGGGGTCTGTGGGATAGCCTCAGACCGATCAGTCGGATTCATTTAGCCCAGGGCGTGTTTTGTTTCAAAGAATCATACAAGGTAACCCTACAATATTGAAGGTAGGATTACCACCGCCAAATCATTTTTAACAGTTATATTGGTAGTGTAAGATAGTCTTGTTGGAATATATGCAATTAGGTTCATTTGTTTGTATACTTGTTTAGTCAAGGCCCGTtggctgtttgtttctttgtttctttccatCAGTCTTCAATTTCTTATCcaactttattattattattattattattattattattattattattatttcggTTCTGCTCTTTCCACCGGATAGAGTTGGGTAGGGATGGAGCCTGTGTTTGCTGCGGGAGTCGCTTTGCGCTTGCGAAGCGACAGGGACCGTAATGACGGTCTAGGTCGGAATGACAAAGCTCTTAAGTTCCTCGGACAGGACTTTGAGACTCTGAGAGCTCAGTGCCTTCAAAGCAAACGCCTGTTTGAGGATGACTACTTCCCTGCAAAACACTCTTCACTTGGTTTCAAGGAGCTTGGACCGAGCTCAGCGAAAGCACAAGGGGTCCGCTGGCTGAGACCCACGGTGAGAGACAGGATGCTGTTGTGTGACACCCTGGAGGGATCTGGATTCCTCCTGTTTCTAATGTCTCTTTTCAAGCATATTATACTACGTATCTGATAGTCTTTGATGTAGCTATACCTGAGCTGGACATTTATGTCGTACTAGCCTTTTAGTAGGCTGTGATCACGTATGCTCAGccatttattatttttactAAATCTAGTGAAAATTACAATGAGCCTTCCCATGAGGTGAACTTCTTCCAGAAGAGAGgacaatcaatcagtcaataaCCCAGAAGAGAGggcaatcaatcagtcaataaCCCAGGGCGTTGAGAGTCAGCAGGGATTATCCAGTCACTCCAATGCTTGTCTGACCCATAGGTCTTCTCTGTGCACCTCAGGAGTTCTGCTCTGACCCACACTTTATCGTAGATGGCGCTACTCGCACAGACATCTGCCAGGGAGCTCTGGGTACGTTCAAGTATGCAATGGGGCAATCAGTGCTGAATGTGAGGACAAAGGGTATTCAGAAGATGTGGAATGATAAACTGCTGTGTAGATGAAAAGCTCTTCAGAGAATATGTCACTTCAGTATTCGTTCTTTTATGAGATTCTCTGCTGCGTGTCCCTAACAGGTGACTGCTGGTTGCTAGCAGCCATTGCATGCCTCACCCTGAATGAGCCCTTGCTGCATCGGGTGGTGCCCCACGGACAGAGCTTCCACAGTGACTATGCAGGAATATTTCACTTCCAGGTACAGTACTTCACCATCTCTATGGGTCCCCTCTCTGATACATAGATGTTTGCTTCATCCAGTAACAACAAAAGGTCATTATCTCTAATTCAGCGTTACTCCTTCTACAACATCTGTCCCCATTAAACCAAACCATAAGACCCCTGCATTGTGACTTGTGTTGTCTCTACAGTGGTTAGACCATAACTGACAGCTTAGCCGTGTCTCTGACTTGGCCATGGCCCCCTAATCCCCAACCCCCTCCTTGAATGTTCAGCTACCATTCTCGCTTGCTAGCTCGCTTACTGCTATATTTAAAAGCTTATTTATAGGTGAATGAATCTATACACCGTGCCTCCCGCCCTCTGCCCCAACAGAACACtcgggcagggcagggcagcagaagcagcaccAGTCTGCAAAATTCCAGTAATATCCACAGTTccagcagtgctgtgtgtgttgtacagcagacaggacagaggggagagaaaggggataAACATGAACACTGAGCTGCAGTACACAGCAAATTCCCTGCAGACCAGCAGCAATTCATTAGTCAGCAGGTGGAATGACATACACAGAGATGGCTCACTGGGCTTGAGACCTAGTTTGAAATAAGTCAACAAGCAACAAGCACAGTAGTATTTGTTATCAATATACATTTGTCATGCTTTTTAATATGTAATGTCTTATAGTGCATTATTTCACCGTTCAGCACATTTAAAAGAAtagattttattatattatatttcattGTGTTTTAGTGAATGAAGCTGAAATAAGGTCTTCATAAGATTGCCATCTTCACCCCAAACTCAGTTTAAGCAGGACTGACTGCACTGTGCAGAAAGAGCCAATAATAGCTTACAGCAACAGTCCATCCAGCAAACAGTGCAGTAAAAGTCTTGGCATCCGCTTAGAAACTGAATGTCTGTGCCACTTCTAAGAAGAAGTTGGCACCTTTCCCCCATCTGCACTGCTGGTAGCATTGCAGCTTGATACCTGTTTGAACCTGAGGATTGTTCCCTGAGTTTAAACCATGGTTGATTCAGATACACATTAGTGATTTCAGACACATGTTAATGTTTAGCTTAAATTTAGGGGGAAAACAGTTACACATTTCCACCAAGATTAATTTTGTTTCTCCTCAGCTCTGCctggtggtgttgttggtgcACAGCTGCGCCACCTGGTGGTCAGGTTATGAGTGATGGTGTGAGCTGCCCTCTCTCTTTGGCCTGTTGCAGATGTGGCAGTTCGGGGAGTGGGTGGATGTGGTGGTTGATGACAGGCTGCCGGTGAGAGACGGAAAGCTGCTGTTCGTCCACTCAGCCGAGGGGGCAGAATTCTGGAGCGCACTGCTGGAGAAAGCTTATGCAAAGTACggcaagagagaggagacaatTCACAGAGTTTGTATATGGGCTCACAAGGTTTTCATCCTTATGTTAGAAAGATAGATATTTAAATTCTCAGCTTCGAGGCAAAAGTGTGCTTCTTTTGCATAACGGCACTTTCACCTTGTGTGACAGGCTTAACGGCTGTTATGAAGCCCTGTCTGGTGGCTCCACCTCTGAGGGCTTCGAGGACTTCACCGGCGGGGTGACGGAGATGTTCGAGCTGAAGAAGGCGCCCTCCAACCTCTTCAGCATCATCCAGAAAGCGGTGGAGAGAGGCTCACTGCTCGGCTGCTCCATCGACGTGAGCACCAACGCACTCTCGTACTCTCCCAACGCACTCTTGTAGTCTcccaacacactctcatactctcCCAACAGCTCTGCCTGAGCGAGAGAGCCGGCCATCCTGAACCCTGTctatttgtctgtatgtgtgtgtctgcttgcagATCACTGGCGTCTTTGATATGGAAGCGGTCACCTTTAAGAAGTTGGTGAAGGGCCATGCCTACTCTGTCacaggagtggaggaggtgagTGTTAAGATGTAGGAACACAAGTAGGAATGTTCAAATGACAAGAATGGTCCATCTCTGCCAAAGGGCCTCAGGTGAGCATGTGTTTGCTGTTTAGGTGGAGTTCAAGGGGAGCCCGACCAAACTGATACGCATCCGCAACCCCTGGGGAGAAGTTGAGTGGACAGGAGCCTGGAGTGACGAGTAAGAAACGAGacggagagaggatgagaactAAAGAAATAAGAGTGgaattagagacagagagaatgcagTGGAATCTAAGAGGTGATATGAGGGGCAACAGTCAGTGTCAGTACATTACCTGTGGTTCATTTCAGCTCACGAGAGTGGAGTGGTCTTGATCCATCTGTCCGATCCAGACTATATCACTGCAGTGAAGATGGAGAATTCTGGTGAGTCTCGGTGGTGTTGTTGCATTGTACGTGGGTCAGTCATGGTGTTGCGTTTTCTTAGTGGCCACCCTCTTCCATTCAGCTCagacactcatctcacacacatcaatctcCACACACAGGATGTCCTTTAGCGACTTCATGCGGGAGTTCAGTCGGCTGGAGATCTGTAATCTAACACCGGATGCCCTCCAGGCGGGTCAGCTGAAGAAGTGGAGCACGGCGCTGTTCCcaggagagtggagaagaggcaGCACAGCTGGAGGCTGTAGGAATTATCCAGGTAACACCTTGTACTCTCTACATCTTTATcgtatctttttttgtttgattgtttgatgGTCGTTAATAGAAATGAGTTTACATACTGTGCACCTGTGGCGCATGCAAAGGTATTCAGATTGTTAGCGACAAATCATGAACGTTAATGACTGATGTACTGGCTGCGTGCATTGTGTTCCTGTTCCATAGCAACATTCTGGATCAATCCTCAATACAAAATAGCCCTCTCGCAGCCAGATACTGACAGCCAGGCAGGGTGTAGCTTTCTGGTAGCCCTGATGCAGAGGGATCGCCGTCGGTTACGTCAGGAGGGCAAGGACATGGAGACCATTGGATTCGCGATATATGAGGTAAGTGGGTCTCTGAAGCTGGTGACACATAGATGGAGAATTTACATCCCAACTTAAAGGTACCATCTGTGATTCTGGTAAAAGGTTTTTGATATTTACACATTACCCACCTTAAAGGcagagtctgtgattctggcaaaaggttgttgatatttacaCATTACCCACATTAAAGTCaaagtctgtgattctggtgaaaggttgttgatatttacaCATTACCCACCTTAACTCATTTGAACTATAGCTGAAGTCTCCTTGTTATCCGTGACAAGACAAACTCTTACGTATTggctcctttttttctctgtccacCAGGTTCCTGATGAGGTACGTCTGTGTCTTCTCATTCTCTGCATTATCAGTGCTCAGTAGCCTGgagctagttttttttttagccatcTCACAGTATTGACCCTGATAAGAAGCTCAGGACAATCTGTTCCACGGACACATAGACCCCCTTAACCCTCTTGTCTGTCCTCTCCGCTCGGTCTGGCAGTGTAAGGGTCAGGCGGGGATGCACCTGAGGCGGGACTTCTTCCTGAGGCAAGCTTCCAAAGCTCGCTCCGAGCTCTTCGTCAACCTGCGTGAGGTCAGCTCCCGCTTCTGCCTCCCGGAGGGCGAGTACATCATCGTCCCGTCTACCTTTGAACCCCAGAAAGAGGGAAACTTTGTGCTGAGGGTGTTCTCTGAGAAACCTGCCGACTCCCAGTACGTGAGGGGTGAAGGGTCTTTACTGTTAGGGCTCAAAGGGAGGTTAAAAACATTAAAGTGAACATTTAATCTATGCTAAATAGtcaaaatgcaaaacatatCTGACATCAGAAAATCCAGTTCACCCTTTAAGGTAGACAATGAAGAAAGGGGCAAGGCTGGGTTTGATAGCTAAGAAAACGCAAACAGATTGATGTTGTGTTTCTCTGCGACTAGGGAGCTGGATGATGAACTGTCAGCAGACATGCCTGAGGAGGTGAGTGACAGAAAGACTGAACAGCTGCCCTTACACACATCAACTCATTTGGCTCTGTCTAGTGCTTCTTTGAACGACACTTTGATGAAGATAACTTAAACTATGATTCAGGTTTTTCATAAATTTCAACATTCAAAATGAATCCAGTTTAAAGTTAAATTATTTGAGAAGGGTTGTTCTTCCCTGAGCACAAATAGTTGTACCCCTTTTTATAGTGTGTGTTCCTCCCTATAGGAACAGCTTGATGAGAGTCAGATTGATGAAGGCTTCAAAACCCTTTTCAAGCAGCTGGCTGGACAGGTAAGACAATGGAACAGGTAAGACGATGGAACaggcagagaaggaggaagtAGTTGGTGTGGTCTTCTGACCATGTATACTTTTGTCAACAGGAAAGGGTGATCACCGCATCCAAGTTGCAAATGATCTTGAACAGGGTTGTAAGCAAACGTAAGTCCCTTCCTCAGAAACCACTTTGCATCTTGTACACCACCcttagtctgtgtgtgcacctaaAACCTTAATGAACATTTGAATGGTTAGTAATACATTCACATTGTCTACTGCAGATAAAGACCTGAAAACAGATGGGTTTGGAAAGGAGGCTTGCCGCTGTATGATAGCCCTCATGGACGTATGTGGTCTTCTCTTTGGTCTTCCTCTTTTGTGTAATTTACATGTGCTTTGTGCACTTATGATCATCTTTCATGCACTTATGTTAATCTTTTACGTTTATCTTTCATTTCTTTAAATCAGTTTTTATGCCTGTGTTTCATGTGCCTGTCAGACTAATGGCAGTGGACAACTGGGTCTGACGGACTTCCACGTGCTCTGGGAGAAAGT from Clupea harengus chromosome 8, Ch_v2.0.2, whole genome shotgun sequence encodes:
- the si:dkeyp-50d11.2 gene encoding calpain-1 catalytic subunit — translated: MEPVFAAGVALRLRSDRDRNDGLGRNDKALKFLGQDFETLRAQCLQSKRLFEDDYFPAKHSSLGFKELGPSSAKAQGVRWLRPTEFCSDPHFIVDGATRTDICQGALGDCWLLAAIACLTLNEPLLHRVVPHGQSFHSDYAGIFHFQMWQFGEWVDVVVDDRLPVRDGKLLFVHSAEGAEFWSALLEKAYAKLNGCYEALSGGSTSEGFEDFTGGVTEMFELKKAPSNLFSIIQKAVERGSLLGCSIDITGVFDMEAVTFKKLVKGHAYSVTGVEEVEFKGSPTKLIRIRNPWGEVEWTGAWSDDSREWSGLDPSVRSRLYHCSEDGEFWMSFSDFMREFSRLEICNLTPDALQAGQLKKWSTALFPGEWRRGSTAGGCRNYPATFWINPQYKIALSQPDTDSQAGCSFLVALMQRDRRRLRQEGKDMETIGFAIYEVPDECKGQAGMHLRRDFFLRQASKARSELFVNLREVSSRFCLPEGEYIIVPSTFEPQKEGNFVLRVFSEKPADSQELDDELSADMPEEEQLDESQIDEGFKTLFKQLAGQERVITASKLQMILNRVVSKHKDLKTDGFGKEACRCMIALMDTNGSGQLGLTDFHVLWEKVKRYLTIFRKFDLDKSGTMSSYEMRLALESAGFKLTNHLFQLIILRYAKPDLNVDFDNFVTCLIRLESMFKTFKTMDTDADGVVSFNFSQWISLTMFA